One window of the Eucalyptus grandis isolate ANBG69807.140 chromosome 6, ASM1654582v1, whole genome shotgun sequence genome contains the following:
- the LOC120294696 gene encoding G-type lectin S-receptor-like serine/threonine-protein kinase At4g27290 isoform X1 has translation MASYQFTEKACGSRSALKLQGSSFFSDLSSPFLPSSYSLSRFADFENLTTSSSMKDFVALSMCLVLFSCNALVSNALDTITTNQSIQDGESLISAGETFELGFFSRGDPPKRYLGIWYKKITTTIVWVANRVAPLADASGTLRVTSHGSLVLLDGNGSDVWSSNSSIPVRNPVAQLLDSGNLVVRDAEGSDPNNFLWQSFDHPTDTLLAGMKFGWNRTSGFNRYLTSWKSIDDPSPGNFTLLIDPNGYPQELLKQGSDIKFRSGPWNGLRFSGMPNLTPNPYYRYEFVLNEEEMYYHYELLSSSVISRLTLTNGIVQRFTWIDRTQGWTLYLAEPIDQCDYYASCGAYSSCRVNSSPVCRCLKGFVPRVSQEWDVLDWSNGCVRRNPLDCEKDIFVKYSWLKLPDTRSSWFNESMNLQECKVVCMKNCSCMAYSNLNIRDGGSGCLLWFSELIDIREYSDNGQDLYIRMAASESALLSSHQKKHKLVMGLAVSFGSVFLILVLTICVLQCKKKKLKLPEGDNCENPKEDLELPLFDLSTVALATNYFSTDNKLGEGGFGPIYKGVLRDGQEIAVKMLSRNSRQGLHEFKNEVLYVSKLQHRNLVKLLGCCIEEENLLIYEFMPNGSLDSFLFGPMQRKRLDWSTRFNIINGIARGLLYLHQDSRLRIIHRDVKASNVLLDYEMNPKISDFGLAKIFTGNETQANTNRVVGTYGYMSPEYALDGVFSTKSDVFSYGVLVLEIVSGKRNRGFHHPDHDHNLLGHAWRLFTEGRSMQLLDQLVENSCSTSEALRSIHIGLLCVQRCPDDRPSMSTVVMMLGSDIELPLPKEPGFFNERNLLQENTSQSQPNEMTMTVLYAR, from the exons ATGGCTTCTTATCAGTTTACAGAAAAAGCCTGTGGCTCCAGATCAGCCTTGAAATTGCAAgggtcttcattcttcagtgatctctcttctccctttcttccGTCTTCTTATTCACTCAGCAGATTCGCTGATTTTGAGAACTTGACTACTTCAAGCAGTATGAAAGATTTTGTGGCACTTTCCATGTGTCTTGTTCTCTTCTCTTGTAATGCCCTTGTTTCCAATGCACTAGATACCATAACAACAAATCAGTCAATTCAAGACGGCGAGAGCCTAATCTCTGCTGGTGAGACATTTGAGCTGGGGTTCTTCAGTAGGGGGGATCCACCAAAGCGATATCTGGGAATATGGTacaagaaaataaccacaacaaTAGTGTGGGTTGCAAATAGAGTTGCACCCCTTGCGGACGCATCAGGGACTTTGAGGGTTACCAGCCATGGAAGTCTCGTCCTTCTCGATGGGAATGGAAGTGATGTCTGGTCGTCAAACTCGTCAATACCGGTGCGTAATCCAGTTGCGCAGCTCTTGGATTCAGGAAATCTGGTTGTGAGAGATGCAGAAGGCAGTGATCCCAATAATTTCCTGTGGCAGAGTTTTGACCATCCTACAGATACACTTCTAGCCGGTATGAAGTTCGGATGGAATAGAACATCAGGCTTCAATCGTTATTTAACATCATGGAAGAGCATCGATGATCCTTCTCCAGGCAACTTCACGCTTCTAATTGATCCGAATGGCTACCCACAAGAACTATTGAAGCAGGGTTCTGACATCAAGTTCAGGTCAGGACCATGGAATGGTCTTCGATTTAGTGGCATGCCTAATTTAACTCCAAACCCATACTACAGGTATGAATTTGTGTTAAATGAGGAAGAGATGTACTATCACTACGAGCTCCTCAGCAGTTCGGTCATTTCCAGGTTGACATTGACCAATGGCATAGTACAGCGATTCACTTGGATTGACCGAACGCAGGGTTGGACGCTTTACCTCGCCGAACCAATAGACCAATGTGACTACTATGCATCGTGCGGTGCCTATAGTAGCTGTAGGGTCAATAGTTCCCCAGTGTGTAGGTGCTTGAAAGGCTTTGTGCCCCGAGTTTCTCAAGAATGGGATGTTTTGGATTGGTCAAATGGGTGTGTGAGGAGAAATCCGTTGGATTGTGAAAAGGACATATTTGTGAAGTATTCTTGGTTAAAATTGCCGGATACTCGGTCTTCCTGGTTTAACGAGAGCATGAATCTTCAAGAATGCAAAGTAGTTTGCATGAAAAATTGTTCCTGTATGGCTTATTCGAACTTAAACATCCGAGATGGAGGAAGTGGCTGCTTGCTGTGGTTCAGCGAGCTGATTGACATTAGAGAGTACAGCGACAACGGGCAGGACCTCTACATCAGGATGGCTGCGTCAGAATCAG CTTTACTGTCGTCACACCAAAAGAAGCATAAGCTGGTCATGGGCTTGGCAGTTTCTTTCGGGTCTGTTTTCCTCATACTGGTTCTCACCATCTGTGTTCtacaatgcaagaagaagaaattgaagcttcCTGAAG GAGACAACTGTGAAAACCCGAAGGAGGATCTTGAGTTGCCACTATTTGACTTGTCTACAGTAGCTCTTGCGACCAATTACTTTTCGACCGATAATAAGCTCGGAGAAGGTGGTTTTGGACCTATCTACAAG GGTGTGCTGAGGGATGGTCAAGAAATTGCGGTGAAGATGCTGTCAAGGAACTCAAGACAAGGGCTGCATGAGTTTAAAAATGAAGTTCTATATGTTTCCAAGCTGCAACACCGGAACCTAGTGAAGCTTTTAGGATGTTGcattgaggaagaaaatcttCTGATCTATGAATTCATGCCCAACGGGAGCTTGGACTCATTTCTCTTTG GTCCAATGCAGAGGAAGCGACTGGACTGGTCAACTCGTTTCAACATCATCAATGGGATTGCTAGGGGGCTTCTTTACCTTCATCAAGATTCCAGACTCAGGATCATTCACAGAGATGTGAAAGCTAGCAATGTATTGTTAGATTATGAGATGAACCCTAAGATCTCTGATTTTGGCTTGGCTAAAATCTTCACAGGGAATGAGACACAGGCAAATACTAACAGAGTGGTTGGAACATA TGGTTACATGTCTCCAGAGTATGCTCTTGatggagttttctcaacaaaatcTGATGTCTTTAGCTATGGTGTATTGGTGCTCGAGATTGTAAGCGGGAAGAGAAACAGAGGGTTTCATCATCCAGACCACGATCATAATCTTCTTGGACAT GCTTGGAGACTATTCACAGAAGGCAGGTCCATGCAGTTGCTTGACCAGTTGGTTGAGAACTCATGCAGTACTTCTGAAGCATTGCGCTCTATTCATATTGGCCTATTGTGCGTGCAGCGATGCCCTGATGATAGGCCGAGTATGTCCACTGTTGTTATGATGCTAGGGAGCGACATCGAATTGCCTCTTCCAAAAGAGCCAGGGTTTTTCAATGAAAGGAATCTACTCCAAGAAAACACTTCACAAAGTCAACCAAACGAAATGACCATGACAGTGTTATATGCTCGATAA
- the LOC120294696 gene encoding G-type lectin S-receptor-like serine/threonine-protein kinase At4g27290 isoform X2: MASYQFTEKACGSRSALKLQGSSFFSDLSSPFLPSSYSLSRFADFENLTTSSSMKDFVALSMCLVLFSCNALVSNALDTITTNQSIQDGESLISAGETFELGFFSRGDPPKRYLGIWYKKITTTIVWVANRVAPLADASGTLRVTSHGSLVLLDGNGSDVWSSNSSIPVRNPVAQLLDSGNLVVRDAEGSDPNNFLWQSFDHPTDTLLAGMKFGWNRTSGFNRYLTSWKSIDDPSPGNFTLLIDPNGYPQELLKQGSDIKFRSGPWNGLRFSGMPNLTPNPYYRYEFVLNEEEMYYHYELLSSSVISRLTLTNGIVQRFTWIDRTQGWTLYLAEPIDQCDYYASCGAYSSCRVNSSPVCRCLKGFVPRVSQEWDVLDWSNGCVRRNPLDCEKDIFVKYSWLKLPDTRSSWFNESMNLQECKVVCMKNCSCMAYSNLNIRDGGSGCLLWFSELIDIREYSDNGQDLYIRMAASESALLSSHQKKHKLVMGLAVSFGSVFLILVLTICVLQCKKKKLKLPEGDNCENPKEDLELPLFDLSTVALATNYFSTDNKLGEGGFGPIYKGVLRDGQEIAVKMLSRNSRQGLHEFKNEVLYVSKLQHRNLVKLLGCCIEEENLLIYEFMPNGSLDSFLFGPMQRKRLDWSTRFNIINGIARGLLYLHQDSRLRIIHRDVKASNVLLDYEMNPKISDFGLAKIFTGNETQANTNRVVGT; encoded by the exons ATGGCTTCTTATCAGTTTACAGAAAAAGCCTGTGGCTCCAGATCAGCCTTGAAATTGCAAgggtcttcattcttcagtgatctctcttctccctttcttccGTCTTCTTATTCACTCAGCAGATTCGCTGATTTTGAGAACTTGACTACTTCAAGCAGTATGAAAGATTTTGTGGCACTTTCCATGTGTCTTGTTCTCTTCTCTTGTAATGCCCTTGTTTCCAATGCACTAGATACCATAACAACAAATCAGTCAATTCAAGACGGCGAGAGCCTAATCTCTGCTGGTGAGACATTTGAGCTGGGGTTCTTCAGTAGGGGGGATCCACCAAAGCGATATCTGGGAATATGGTacaagaaaataaccacaacaaTAGTGTGGGTTGCAAATAGAGTTGCACCCCTTGCGGACGCATCAGGGACTTTGAGGGTTACCAGCCATGGAAGTCTCGTCCTTCTCGATGGGAATGGAAGTGATGTCTGGTCGTCAAACTCGTCAATACCGGTGCGTAATCCAGTTGCGCAGCTCTTGGATTCAGGAAATCTGGTTGTGAGAGATGCAGAAGGCAGTGATCCCAATAATTTCCTGTGGCAGAGTTTTGACCATCCTACAGATACACTTCTAGCCGGTATGAAGTTCGGATGGAATAGAACATCAGGCTTCAATCGTTATTTAACATCATGGAAGAGCATCGATGATCCTTCTCCAGGCAACTTCACGCTTCTAATTGATCCGAATGGCTACCCACAAGAACTATTGAAGCAGGGTTCTGACATCAAGTTCAGGTCAGGACCATGGAATGGTCTTCGATTTAGTGGCATGCCTAATTTAACTCCAAACCCATACTACAGGTATGAATTTGTGTTAAATGAGGAAGAGATGTACTATCACTACGAGCTCCTCAGCAGTTCGGTCATTTCCAGGTTGACATTGACCAATGGCATAGTACAGCGATTCACTTGGATTGACCGAACGCAGGGTTGGACGCTTTACCTCGCCGAACCAATAGACCAATGTGACTACTATGCATCGTGCGGTGCCTATAGTAGCTGTAGGGTCAATAGTTCCCCAGTGTGTAGGTGCTTGAAAGGCTTTGTGCCCCGAGTTTCTCAAGAATGGGATGTTTTGGATTGGTCAAATGGGTGTGTGAGGAGAAATCCGTTGGATTGTGAAAAGGACATATTTGTGAAGTATTCTTGGTTAAAATTGCCGGATACTCGGTCTTCCTGGTTTAACGAGAGCATGAATCTTCAAGAATGCAAAGTAGTTTGCATGAAAAATTGTTCCTGTATGGCTTATTCGAACTTAAACATCCGAGATGGAGGAAGTGGCTGCTTGCTGTGGTTCAGCGAGCTGATTGACATTAGAGAGTACAGCGACAACGGGCAGGACCTCTACATCAGGATGGCTGCGTCAGAATCAG CTTTACTGTCGTCACACCAAAAGAAGCATAAGCTGGTCATGGGCTTGGCAGTTTCTTTCGGGTCTGTTTTCCTCATACTGGTTCTCACCATCTGTGTTCtacaatgcaagaagaagaaattgaagcttcCTGAAG GAGACAACTGTGAAAACCCGAAGGAGGATCTTGAGTTGCCACTATTTGACTTGTCTACAGTAGCTCTTGCGACCAATTACTTTTCGACCGATAATAAGCTCGGAGAAGGTGGTTTTGGACCTATCTACAAG GGTGTGCTGAGGGATGGTCAAGAAATTGCGGTGAAGATGCTGTCAAGGAACTCAAGACAAGGGCTGCATGAGTTTAAAAATGAAGTTCTATATGTTTCCAAGCTGCAACACCGGAACCTAGTGAAGCTTTTAGGATGTTGcattgaggaagaaaatcttCTGATCTATGAATTCATGCCCAACGGGAGCTTGGACTCATTTCTCTTTG GTCCAATGCAGAGGAAGCGACTGGACTGGTCAACTCGTTTCAACATCATCAATGGGATTGCTAGGGGGCTTCTTTACCTTCATCAAGATTCCAGACTCAGGATCATTCACAGAGATGTGAAAGCTAGCAATGTATTGTTAGATTATGAGATGAACCCTAAGATCTCTGATTTTGGCTTGGCTAAAATCTTCACAGGGAATGAGACACAGGCAAATACTAACAGAGTGGTTGGAACATA
- the LOC104452035 gene encoding G-type lectin S-receptor-like serine/threonine-protein kinase At4g27290, which yields MAESYPGRCDCSKVQRRDVHEDFRSVITRRRDYNAQLFLLQECSISMGTAITRQGSLILLDGNGSEIWSSNSSIPSRYPVAQLLDSGNLVVRDLGNTGSDNFLSQSFDYPTDTFLAGMKLGRNRITGFDRYLTSWKSVDDPSPGNFSYRLDPNGFPQILLKQGSTVKSRLGPWIGVRNDGVPNLNPNLKYTYEFVLTEQKMYCHYQFLNRSVISRLYLNPDGVVQRFTWVDQTQNWVLYLVGPSDDCDLYTYCGAYASCNISMSPVCKCLNGFLPKVQQNWSSLNRIGCVRINALDCKRDIFRKYSGLKLPDTRSSWFDRSMDLQECGEICKRNCSCTGYSNLDPEGGGKGCLLWFGDLTDIREYDERGQDIYVRMFDLDPGHSSKKKGKLILGLISGTLLLFLSLSLMVYVQKKKAVMKHLQIRLSNSVFSGKFFNDD from the exons ATGGCAGAGTCATATCCTGGAAG GTGTGATTGTTCAAAGGTTCAAAGAAGAGATGTTCATGAAGATTTTAGAAGTGTCATTACCCGCAGACGGGACTATAATGCACAGCTTTTTCTTTTACAGGAAT GTTCAATCAGCATGGGAACAGCG ATCACTAGACAGGGAAGTCTCATCCTTCTTGATGGAAACGGGAGTGAAATCTGGTCTTCCAACTCATCAATACCCTCACGTTATCCAGTTGCTCAGCTTCTGGACTCAGGGAATCTTGTTGTGAGAGACTTAGGCAATACCGGTTCTGATAATTTCCTATCGCAGAGTTTTGACTATCCAACTGATACTTTTCTGGCGGGGATGAAGTTAGGGAGGAACAGAATTACGGGCTTTGATCGTTATCTGACATCTTGGAAGAGTGTAGATGATCCTTCTCCAGGTAATTTCTCATACCGACTTGACCCGAATGGGTTTCCCCAGATACTTCTGAAGCAGGGCTCCACTGTCAAGTCTAGGTTAGGACCGTGGATTGGTGTCCGAAATGATGGAGTGCCTAATTTGAACCCAAATCTGAAGTACACATATGAATTTGTTCTGACTGAGCAGAAGATGTACTGCCACTACCAATTCCTCAACAGGTCAGTGATATCCCGTTTGTACTTGAATCCAGATGGTGTTGTGCAGCGCTTCACATGGGTCGACCAAACACAGAATTGGGTTCTATATCTTGTTGGACCATCAGATGATTGTGACCTTTACACATATTGTGGAGCCTATGCTAGCTGCAACATCAGTATGTCCCCGGTGTGCAAATGCTTGAATGGATTTTTACCAAAAGTCCAACAAAATTGGAGTTCATTGAACCGGATTGGTTGTGTTAGGATAAACGCTTTGGACTGTAAAAGAGACATATTCAGAAAGTATTCTGGTTTGAAGTTGCCAGACACACGGAGCTCCTGGTTTGACAGGAGCATGGATCTTCAAGAATGTGGAGAAATTTGCAAAAGGAACTGTTCTTGTACGGGATACTCTAATCTAGATCCTGAAGGTGGAGGAAAGGGATGTTTGCTGTGGTTTGGGGACTTGACTGATATTAGAGAATACGATGAACGTGGGCAAGACATCTATGTTAGGATGTTTGATCTGGATCCAG GTCACTCAAGCAAGAAGAAGGGGAAGCTGATCTTAGGCTTGATATCTGGAACATTGCTGCTATTCCTAAGTCTCAGTCTGATGGTGTATGTTCAGAAAAAGAAGGCCGTGATGAAGCACCTGCAAATTAGACTTTCTAACTCAGTTTTCTctggtaaattttttaatgatgattaa